In Rahnella sikkimica, the following are encoded in one genomic region:
- the chaA gene encoding sodium-potassium/proton antiporter ChaA, with product MVSSQEHPKTKTRHQEYSLIFPIAALIVLIFWGNSSNFASVIGINLIALVGILASAFSVVRHADVLAHRLGEPYGSLILSLSVVILEVSLISALMATGDAAPALMRDTLFSIIMIVTAGLVGVALLLGGRKFATQYVNLGGIKQYLMAIFPLAVIVLVLPAALPGGNFSTPQALFVAVISAAMYGVFLLIQTKTHQSLFIYEHEDEGEEDGHGKPSSKSNLTHTLWLLVHLVLVIAVTKFNANPLESLLTELNAPAQFTGFLVALLILSPEGLGALKAVLKNQVQRAMNLFFGSVLATISLTVPAVTVIATLTGQNLIFGLDPANIVVMLAVLILCQISFSTGRTNVLNGTAHLALFCAYMMIIML from the coding sequence ATGGTGTCTTCACAGGAACATCCTAAAACCAAAACCCGCCATCAGGAATACTCCCTGATTTTCCCGATTGCCGCCCTGATTGTTCTCATCTTCTGGGGCAACAGCAGTAACTTCGCCTCCGTTATTGGTATCAATTTAATCGCGCTGGTCGGTATTCTCGCCAGCGCCTTCAGCGTCGTGCGTCACGCCGACGTACTGGCACACCGCCTCGGCGAACCCTACGGTTCTCTGATCCTCAGCCTTTCAGTGGTCATCCTCGAAGTCAGTTTGATTTCGGCCCTGATGGCAACCGGTGACGCCGCGCCCGCGCTGATGCGTGACACATTATTCTCCATCATCATGATCGTTACCGCCGGTCTGGTGGGTGTCGCCCTGCTGCTTGGCGGGCGTAAATTTGCGACGCAATACGTCAATCTCGGCGGCATCAAACAGTATCTGATGGCGATTTTCCCGCTGGCGGTGATCGTACTGGTTCTGCCTGCGGCCTTACCGGGCGGCAACTTCAGTACGCCACAGGCGCTGTTTGTCGCGGTGATTTCCGCCGCCATGTACGGCGTTTTCCTGCTGATTCAGACCAAAACGCACCAGAGCCTGTTTATCTACGAACACGAAGATGAAGGCGAAGAAGACGGCCACGGAAAGCCTTCTTCTAAAAGCAATCTGACGCACACGTTGTGGCTGCTGGTCCATCTGGTGCTGGTGATTGCCGTCACCAAATTCAACGCGAATCCGCTGGAAAGCCTGCTGACCGAACTGAACGCGCCTGCACAGTTCACCGGTTTCCTGGTGGCGCTGCTGATTTTGTCCCCTGAAGGGTTGGGCGCGTTAAAAGCGGTGCTGAAAAATCAGGTACAGCGCGCGATGAATCTGTTCTTCGGTTCGGTGCTGGCGACCATTTCCCTGACCGTTCCGGCGGTTACGGTGATCGCCACCCTGACGGGTCAGAACTTAATTTTCGGGCTGGATCCGGCAAACATCGTAGTCATGCTGGCGGTGCTGATTTTGTGCCAGATTTCCTTCTCGACGGGGCGTACCAATGTGCTTAACGGCACAGCGCACCTGGCGTTATTCTGCGCGTATATGATGATTATTATGTTGTAG
- the phoH gene encoding phosphate starvation-inducible protein PhoH codes for MGRQKAVIKARREAKRVIRSDSRSHRQREEESVTSLVQMGGLESIGMARDTRDSSAIEARTEAQGHYLSAIENKQLIFATGEAGCGKTFISAAKAAEALIHKEIDRIIVTRPVLQADEDLGFLPGDISEKFAPYFRPVYDILLRRLGSSFLQYCLRPEIGKVEIAPFAYMRGRTFENAVVILDEAQNVTASQMKMFLTRLGENVTVIVNGDITQCDLPRGVVSGLSDALSRFEEDEMVGIIKFGKQDCVRSELCQRTLNAYS; via the coding sequence ATGGGAAGACAGAAAGCAGTGATCAAAGCTCGCCGTGAAGCCAAACGCGTCATTCGTAGCGATTCACGCAGTCACCGCCAGCGCGAGGAAGAATCTGTGACGTCATTAGTACAGATGGGCGGTTTGGAATCGATTGGCATGGCTCGCGACACCCGCGACTCGTCCGCCATCGAAGCCCGTACCGAAGCTCAGGGTCATTACTTATCAGCCATAGAGAATAAGCAGCTAATTTTTGCCACGGGTGAAGCCGGTTGCGGCAAAACATTTATCAGCGCTGCGAAAGCGGCAGAGGCATTAATTCACAAAGAAATCGACAGGATTATTGTTACCCGTCCGGTATTGCAAGCCGATGAAGATCTCGGTTTCCTGCCCGGCGATATTTCAGAGAAATTTGCACCATATTTCCGTCCGGTCTACGACATTCTGTTACGTCGTCTCGGGTCTTCTTTCCTGCAATATTGTTTGCGGCCGGAAATAGGGAAGGTTGAAATTGCGCCATTCGCTTATATGCGCGGGCGTACTTTCGAAAATGCGGTGGTTATTCTGGATGAAGCTCAGAATGTCACGGCCAGTCAGATGAAAATGTTCCTGACGCGTCTCGGTGAAAACGTGACGGTTATAGTTAACGGTGATATTACCCAGTGTGATTTACCACGTGGAGTTGTATCGGGGCTCAGCGATGCACTCTCGCGCTTCGAGGAAGACGAGATGGTCGGCATCATTAAGTTTGGTAAACAGGACTGCGTCCGCTCTGAGTTGTGCCAGAGAACGCTGAATGCTTATTCGTAA